Part of the Vitis vinifera cultivar Pinot Noir 40024 chromosome 13, ASM3070453v1 genome is shown below.
GAAGCAAGCATACTGTTGGGTTTCCCTCCTTTGTGGGACtcttaaatttactaaatatggTTTTGCTATTTTTGGCCAACACCTTGGTTAGCACATGACTCTTGGCATATTCAAGATTGGTTTGAAgtcttcaaaatgaaaaaaaaaaaaaaaaaaaacaactacaAGTCTTTTGTCTTTTCCTTTGGTTCATTAGCTTGGTCGGCAAGAAGACTTTTGGGATACCTTTTTGgttcaaacaaaaaaatcagccttcttctttttctccatATTTTGGTGCTACACAATCAGCAAGTTTGTTCTTCAAGTGGGTAACGTTCCTTCACTTGATATTTGGGGTTTCTTGCGGTTTGTTCTTGGAGATTTGGTTTACTTTTGTGAGGTATTTTCCTCTTGTAATTTACACCTTGGTGTGTTTGTAAGGCTTATGCCTTTTGGCCACTTTGTAAACTCTTTTGGTGATAGTGGAAGAAACTGACCTACCGGTCGTCGTGGACGTACCTCAAGTTATTTGAGGGAACCACGTAAATCTTGTGTGCTCATTTATTTTCTGTTATTCTATTTATATTGCTTCCATTGATTTACACTTGTGGGAAAGCCTATTTTTTTCAACACATACCTCTTGAGATTATTGAGATTGTTTTGGAGGCCGCTTCTCCTGCTCCTCAGCGCAGCCTTGGAGGCATAAGTCTCTATGATGTCCTCGGTATCATAAGCTGCCTCTCTGATTTCTGCAACCCAATTGCGAATAACCTCACTTTCATATTGTCTTGCATCTGCATCTCTCAGAAAGCATTTCATCGTCCTTAGCTCAGCTTGAATTTCAGTAACTTTGTCGCTCACCCCATGTAAGAAACTTGCCTGTTGGATTAACAGGTCACCTAGCCTTTCCACAGCAAAGGAAACAATAGCCTCtgccatttttctctttttgtcttTCACAGAAACCTATTTTGGCTCTTAATTTGAATTGATGGTAGGTTTAGAGGTATTCTGTTGCGTTTTTGAATGTTATGGACGGAAGAATCACTTCTTTGCTTTGGGATATTGGCAATTGATATTCTACTCTCCTACTCAAAGAATCTCTACTTCTTCCAAATATACTCTGCAGCTGGGGTAAGTTTATTCAGTTGTGTTATTGAGTGTTCTGGATGGAGGAATCACTTCTTCACTTGGGCATATTGGCAATTTCTTTCTCCTCTTCTACTCAAAGGTTCTCTTTACATCCAATTCTACTTCTTACAAATATTCTCTGCAGCTCGGGAGGGAAAACAGGGGTGTCAGCTGATTTTAAACAACTAGAGTCTACCGGACACGCCCCATTTCCAATTGTGAGGTTGGAGATACTGATTTTAACAACTCGACCTCTCTCTCCAATCTTTAGGAGTGGTCTACCTTTGGAAAAGATCCAAGCATACCTCTTGAGGAGGTTTTGGACACTGCTGCTGGGCAGAGGTTACATCGCAAGCAATTCCTTCTACATTCCAATTAATTACCAACCCTAGTCTCCTGAGCTCCATTTTCAAACTGCTCAACTCTGTCACTCACCCAATATTACAATTCAGCTCCCATTTATGATATCTCTGTTACCATGGGAAAGCAACACGTCAATGGTGTGTGGGTCAAGGCGCTTGGATTCCAATTACCAAAAGACAGAAGTATAGCTCAAGGATAGTACAGAGTAGAATCAACCCAATCATACTGTCCTCCTTTTCAATGATCTTCTGTTTGTGAAGATGAATAAAATAGATGCTTGCATATCAATTTCTTGTTTTCCTCAGATTTACATTTTAGAGCTACTTTGATGGCTAGAAGTTTATAGTGTAGGAAGTTAAgtttcatttccttttccaaAGATGGGATTGATTTATCTGCTGAGGGAAGCAAGATAGTTGTGGAGGAGATACTGAAGGTGCTTAAGGAAGCTGAATGGGAGCTTAGCTACTCCATGCCCACTGAATTCGGAGATGACTCCCCAATCCTCATTGATGGAAAGACCACCTTGAATTCCTCAAATGGGACCTTCCACAGGAAGATTCAATGGGACTAATTAAGTTACCAAATGCAAATCTTTATTGCGCAGGACATGCAAAAGagtaaaaaggggaaaaaaggaaGATGTTTTGTTTAATATCCCAGGATATAGATGCAGTTCAATTGGTTGATTTACTTCCTACTGCTTGCCATACTTGTGCTATACTATGGAGATGATGTTAGAACAATTGgggttttctctttttcttttctggaTGGGCATATGAAAGCACAACCTGTTAAAAAAGCCAAAGAAACAAAGGGAAATTGCATTGAAACAACCACTTTTATTGTACACAACAGGACAATGAAGCATCACAAAAAAGCACAATCTGAACCTTCCAAAAACAATCCCGACATCAAGAAAACTAGCAAAGGTTTTATGGCAACACACCAACTATTAagaggagaaaaagagagagagagagagagagagagagagagaacattGTTTTCAGATCACAGACAGTTGAATTTCATCTACCACCGCACTCATTCTACTTAGTAAAAGAGTACTGGGCAAGAAGCTGTGAAAGGTGGAGGACTACACTAATTTCCCAATTAGGCTGGCTGCTCACAAGTCACTGCTGCCATTTAGCATCACCTCACCATCAGGGCCTATTGGATGAAATCCATCAGTAAGTTTTTCATTCAGTGGTTGCTTCTTCTCTCTTCATCTTTAGGTACCTCATAATCAAAATCATGGTTAGAAGCAGCATTTCAACAATTTAAGGctgttaaaataagtgaaactTTGATTCATAACTTCAATCTATGGGTGCTCAAAAGCAACAACAAAATGTTGTccttaacatgtttttttaatgCACAAACTCATCAAAAAGCATTAACAGCCAGGAATATTGGTTGAGGAAGCAAATgctcaattatttttcatatcttgCAGTTGATGTATGAGCTTTCCATAAATAGTTGAATCCCTGAAAACAATGTGTACTTTTTGGGGCAAAGAAAAGGAACTTGGTCCACTACAAGTTGTGTTTGTGGTATATTAAAcaattgaattatttaaaaaccccTATATTTAAGCAAATTTTCCTcaaatggttaatttttttaatgcgCTATTAGTTTAAACAAACAAATGGTTAAATAATAATATGacatgaaagattttttttatttttttattttatttaagaattttttatgaagaatgaaaatttgTGGTCAAGCAGTTCATGGGGAAAAATGGGGTGCTCGCCAGTTTTTTGGTGTGTTTGTATGTGCagaagaagaaaagtaaaagtaCAAATGACTTACATATGGGATGGCCAAGTAATGAGATGGAAGGCACCAAGTTGGACTTTGTAGACATCCTCTCCTTCTCCATTTATCACTTGAATCCTCTTTGCGAATTTTCTGGGCATTAACTCAAACTTCAATTTGTTAAGGATAGTGATAGAAATCCTCTCCTTCGGCAATCATTTCTAATGATTTATAGTTAGCAATTGTTAAACTCTCTAAGACTAGGCATCATACCTTTGTCCAATATCCTCAACCTTAAAAAGCAATAGATGCTAGAGAGTTGCAGACATTTGAGTAGAGGGAAATCATATgaagagaaaatcattttctctcTCAATATATAACATATGACATGATGAAAGAGTTGTTTGAAAGAATTTTTGGTAGAATGAAAATCTGTagtaaaaaaattcatggaTAAATGTGGAGttcttgccttttttttttttgtgtgtttttttatatgtagaaggataaaagaaaaagtacaaaTGACTTACCAACAATTAATGAGATGGAGGCCACATGTTGGACTTTGTAAAAATCCTCcccttcttttccatttatcaCTTGAAGCCTCTCCATGAACTCTTTGTGCATATACTTGATCTCCAATGCTTGAAGGGTAGTGATATACCTTAGtccttcaggaaccatttccaATGATTTGCATCTAACAATTGTTAAACTCTTAAGATTAGGCATTGCACCTTTATCCACCCTCAACCTTCTTAAGTAATCGATATAGGAGACATGCAGATACTTGAGTCGAGGGAACCCATGTGCAGAGAAAACCATTTCCTCCCCAAAGTAACAGTCAATCTTTAAGTGTAGGGTTGTCAAGTTAAGAAGCTTCTCTAAAATTGGTATCGGATCCTGTTTTAGGTGAGACTCCCATAAGGTTAACTTTATGAGGTTTGGAGGGAAGTGGTGGTGCCCAGGCAAACTGTTTATTTCTCCTCCCAAGAATAGCTTATAAAGATGTTGGCATATAGATAACTGCCTTAGATCTGTTTCTTCAATTTTGGAACTTACATCATCCAAAACCAAGGAATGAAGAATGTTTGAAATGGGACAAGAGGGTTTGAGAATTACCCCCAACTCTTTAAAGCTTTTGACATTATTTATCTTCAATTTCCGAAGCTTGGCCAAGTGTGCCAAATCCTTTACAGCCCATTGCGTTGCATTAAAGTTTTTTAGCGTCTCCAAGTTGCTTAGGCTGTCCCATTGCACCTTGCTGTCATCCATATTAAGATATTGAGGAAGGCAAAGATGTCTTAGCCATTTCATTCTACCTATCACATCACGTACTTTAGAGCAAGTTACCCGATGAACACTGACAAACCGTAAATCTAAAGTTTGGATACAACTTAAATTTCTTATGGATGATGGAAAGCATAATAGCTTAGCATATTTAAGACTTAAGTACTTCAAGTGTATTAGGTTACCAATTGCTCTTGGTAATTTTTCTTCCAATGAAAGTCCCTCAAGACTAAGCACTCTCAATAGTTTGAAGTTCTTCAAGTCCAACTTCCTCATCATCCAGTGGACTGAATTTTTTGTTGGTGGATAGAATATTAGGAGAGATCGAAGGTGCATACCATTCTCTACGTTCAAGTTGGCGTTGCTATTAGCACCTTCATTTCTATTAACAATCTCCATATGAATAGATTGATCTAGATATATGGCACGTCTTCGGACTTTATTTGGAACGAGTGTTGTTACTCTAGAGGATGAAAATGTCTCCACTTCCTGAAGATTAATAATCTCAAGAAAGTTTTCTTCTTTTGCCTTTGATGAACATAAATCTTGCATAAGGTCATGTAGGCGACAAGTTTTGACTCTTCCGTTTGAACTTACTCTTCCTGCTTGAACCATACACCTTCCAATTAGTTCATCCAGATACCCTTCTGCAACATCTTCCAATGTTTCTTCTCTCGCCTCTGATATAATCCCTTCAGCCACCCACATTTGAACCAAAGGTCTGGTTGGTATTTCATAGTCCTCAGGAAAATTGGCTAAATAGAGAAAGCATGATTTTAAGTAGTATGGCAAGTCTTGATAACTTAAAGCTAACACATCAGACACTCCACTGCCTTGCTGCTCGTAATTATCTTTGCCTCTCCTCAAGTATGatttaatatttctttgaaCTCTCTCCCACTCATAGAATGTGTGTTTTGTAGCTAGAAGTCCACCAAGCACAACAATAGCCAATGGCAAACCTCCACAATATCTTACCATTTCCTTTCCCAACTCCTCCACGTTGTCAATGCTAGGATCTACCAAATTATGAGAATCTGATTAGAAATATTCTGATAATTAACTATtaccaagaaaaacaaaattacttGAAGAACTAGAGTAATgcattttcttgggaaaaagTTCAAATTCCAGCATGGACCCAAGCTAGAAGCTCAAACTGGTCCCATGTGGTACAGCCCTTGTTTCAATTGACTTGTTGCTTTGACAACTCAACCTTGTGTTATAGCTAATTTATAAAATGGAACTGACAAGAGATAGAATAGAAACTGTTCAGAGGAAAGCCCAATTTTGGAGGCACAATGAGAAATACCTTTACCATCATCATTTCTAGTTGGCAATGCTTTTCTCTGAAGAAGCTCCCAACTCTCCTCCCCTGTTAAAAACTTTGGTTGGTGAAAGAAAGCCATGTTTGGATCCACAATTGAAGCT
Proteins encoded:
- the LOC100854398 gene encoding putative disease resistance protein At1g50180 isoform X3 — protein: MAEATVSFAVERLGDLLIQEASFLYGVTNKVAEIQAELRWMKCFLKDADAKQDEDEMICNWIAEIREAAYDAEDVIQAFAFRVALRRRRGLQNILKRYAFIFSELMAVHMVGTEIDAIKNKLSSLTASLQRYDINKIREGSSSSRNSRQQLIRRPTYSHLDDKDTIGVGESTKILVERLVEPDKRCSVVCIYGMGGLGKTTLARKVYHHVRVRRHFDHFAWSPISQYLDIRAVVQGILIKLISPSGEQRREIDNMSDDEVLERLYKIQEEKKCLVVLDDVWRRQDWESLRPAFPIGKEGSRIVVTTRCQAASIVDPNMAFFHQPKFLTGEESWELLQRKALPTRNDDGKDPSIDNVEELGKEMVRYCGGLPLAIVVLGGLLATKHTFYEWERVQRNIKSYLRRGKDNYEQQGSGVSDVLALSYQDLPYYLKSCFLYLANFPEDYEIPTRPLVQMWVAEGIISEAREETLEDVAEGYLDELIGRCMVQAGRVSSNGRVKTCRLHDLMQDLCSSKAKEENFLEIINLQEVETFSSSRVTTLVPNKVRRRAIYLDQSIHMEIVNRNEGANSNANLNVENGMHLRSLLIFYPPTKNSVHWMMRKLDLKNFKLLRVLSLEGLSLEEKLPRAIGNLIHLKYLSLKYAKLLCFPSSIRNLSCIQTLDLRFVSVHRVTCSKVRDVIGRMKWLRHLCLPQYLNMDDSKVQWDSLSNLETLKNFNATQWAVKDLAHLAKLRKLKINNVKSFKELGVILKPSCPISNILHSLVLDDVSSKIEETDLRQLSICQHLYKLFLGGEINSLPGHHHFPPNLIKLTLWESHLKQDPIPILEKLLNLTTLHLKIDCYFGEEMVFSAHGFPRLKYLHVSYIDYLRRLRVDKGAMPNLKSLTIVRCKSLEMVPEGLRYITTLQALEIKYMHKEFMERLQVINGKEGEDFYKVQHVASISLIVV
- the LOC100854398 gene encoding putative disease resistance protein At1g50180 isoform X1, giving the protein MAEATVSFAVERLGDLLIQEASFLYGVTNKVAEIQAELRWMKCFLKDADAKQDEDEMICNWIAEIREAAYDAEDVIQAFAFRVALRRRRGLQNILKRYAFIFSELMAVHMVGTEIDAIKNKLSSLTASLQRYDINKIREGSSSSRNSRQQLIRRPTYSHLDDKDTIGVGESTKILVERLVEPDKRCSVVCIYGMGGLGKTTLARKVYHHVRVRRHFDHFAWSPISQYLDIRAVVQGILIKLISPSGEQRREIDNMSDDEVLERLYKIQEEKKCLVVLDDVWRRQDWESLRPAFPIGKEGSRIVVTTRCQAASIVDPNMAFFHQPKFLTGEESWELLQRKALPTRNDDGKDPSIDNVEELGKEMVRYCGGLPLAIVVLGGLLATKHTFYEWERVQRNIKSYLRRGKDNYEQQGSGVSDVLALSYQDLPYYLKSCFLYLANFPEDYEIPTRPLVQMWVAEGIISEAREETLEDVAEGYLDELIGRCMVQAGRVSSNGRVKTCRLHDLMQDLCSSKAKEENFLEIINLQEVETFSSSRVTTLVPNKVRRRAIYLDQSIHMEIVNRNEGANSNANLNVENGMHLRSLLIFYPPTKNSVHWMMRKLDLKNFKLLRVLSLEGLSLEEKLPRAIGNLIHLKYLSLKYAKLLCFPSSIRNLSCIQTLDLRFVSVHRVTCSKVRDVIGRMKWLRHLCLPQYLNMDDSKVQWDSLSNLETLKNFNATQWAVKDLAHLAKLRKLKINNVKSFKELGVILKPSCPISNILHSLVLDDVSSKIEETDLRQLSICQHLYKLFLGGEINSLPGHHHFPPNLIKLTLWESHLKQDPIPILEKLLNLTTLHLKIDCYFGEEMVFSAHGFPRLKYLHVSYIDYLRRLRVDKGAMPNLKSLTIVRCKSLEMVPEGLRYITTLQALEIKYMHKEFMERLQVINGKEGEDFYKVQHVASISLIVENSQRGFK
- the LOC100854398 gene encoding putative disease resistance protein At1g50180 isoform X2, which produces MAEATVSFAVERLGDLLIQEASFLYGVTNKVAEIQAELRWMKCFLKDADAKQDEDEMICNWIAEIREAAYDAEDVIQAFAFRVALRRRRGLQNILKRYAFIFSELMAVHMVGTEIDAIKNKLSSLTASLQRYDINKIREGSSSSRNSRQQLIRRPTYSHLDDKDTIGVGESTKILVERLVEPDKRCSVVCIYGMGGLGKTTLARKVYHHVRVRRHFDHFAWSPISQYLDIRAVVQGILIKLISPSGEQRREIDNMSDDEVLERLYKIQEEKKCLVVLDDVWRRQDWESLRPAFPIGKEGSRIVVTTRCQAASIVDPNMAFFHQPKFLTGEESWELLQRKALPTRNDDDPSIDNVEELGKEMVRYCGGLPLAIVVLGGLLATKHTFYEWERVQRNIKSYLRRGKDNYEQQGSGVSDVLALSYQDLPYYLKSCFLYLANFPEDYEIPTRPLVQMWVAEGIISEAREETLEDVAEGYLDELIGRCMVQAGRVSSNGRVKTCRLHDLMQDLCSSKAKEENFLEIINLQEVETFSSSRVTTLVPNKVRRRAIYLDQSIHMEIVNRNEGANSNANLNVENGMHLRSLLIFYPPTKNSVHWMMRKLDLKNFKLLRVLSLEGLSLEEKLPRAIGNLIHLKYLSLKYAKLLCFPSSIRNLSCIQTLDLRFVSVHRVTCSKVRDVIGRMKWLRHLCLPQYLNMDDSKVQWDSLSNLETLKNFNATQWAVKDLAHLAKLRKLKINNVKSFKELGVILKPSCPISNILHSLVLDDVSSKIEETDLRQLSICQHLYKLFLGGEINSLPGHHHFPPNLIKLTLWESHLKQDPIPILEKLLNLTTLHLKIDCYFGEEMVFSAHGFPRLKYLHVSYIDYLRRLRVDKGAMPNLKSLTIVRCKSLEMVPEGLRYITTLQALEIKYMHKEFMERLQVINGKEGEDFYKVQHVASISLIVENSQRGFK